Proteins encoded by one window of Fischerella sp. PCC 9605:
- a CDS encoding prepilin peptidase, with the protein MDILIVILANLIVFALGASVGSFINVVVYRLPAGLSIIFPPSHCPHCSNQLKPYDNVPVFGWLWLRGRCRYCQSKISLRYPMIEVVTGVLFLLLFWMFNVSVLTVGYWVFCSWLLALSLIDLDTMTLPNPLTQSGLVLGIAFQVMVGFLPEGSSWSTLANHLMMAIVGAVLGLWLFDAIATVGSIVFGKTAMGGGDAKLAAMMGAWLGWKYLLLAAFVACLVGALVGGVTILRSQYGDRHLGESRRIDAKRSKASVRVDVSNEGNLPTVLPQKWGQKMPFGPFLALGSIITLFSGEIILSSYLRLFFNAT; encoded by the coding sequence ATGGACATCTTGATTGTCATTCTGGCGAATTTAATCGTATTCGCTTTGGGTGCATCTGTAGGTAGTTTTATCAATGTTGTGGTTTATCGGCTACCAGCTGGGTTGTCGATTATTTTTCCCCCTTCTCACTGTCCTCACTGCTCAAATCAACTCAAACCTTACGATAATGTCCCTGTCTTTGGCTGGCTATGGCTAAGAGGTCGTTGTCGTTATTGCCAAAGTAAAATTTCTCTGCGTTACCCAATGATAGAAGTGGTAACGGGAGTGTTGTTTTTACTGCTTTTTTGGATGTTTAACGTATCGGTTTTGACGGTAGGATATTGGGTATTTTGTAGTTGGTTACTAGCGCTGTCACTCATTGATTTAGATACGATGACTTTACCTAACCCACTGACTCAGTCAGGGTTGGTATTGGGCATAGCATTTCAAGTTATGGTTGGTTTTTTGCCAGAGGGTAGTAGCTGGTCAACATTAGCAAATCACTTGATGATGGCGATAGTAGGAGCAGTGTTGGGTTTGTGGCTGTTTGATGCGATCGCTACAGTTGGTTCAATAGTATTTGGTAAAACAGCAATGGGTGGAGGTGACGCCAAGTTAGCAGCCATGATGGGAGCATGGCTGGGTTGGAAGTATTTGCTCTTAGCTGCTTTTGTTGCTTGCTTGGTGGGAGCTTTAGTAGGTGGTGTTACAATTTTGCGATCGCAGTACGGCGATCGCCATCTTGGGGAAAGCCGTCGGATAGACGCGAAGCGTAGCAAGGCTTCTGTGAGAGTGGATGTCTCTAACGAAGGAAATCTTCCTACGGTGCTGCCTCAGAAATGGGGTCAAAAGATGCCTTTTGGACCTTTTCTTGCTCTTGGATCGATAATCACCTTGTTTAGTGGCGAGATCATCTTGTCTAGCTATCTGCGATTATTTTTTAATGCGACTTAA
- the leuB gene encoding 3-isopropylmalate dehydrogenase, translated as MAQQYRITLLPGDGIGPEIMAVAVDVLKVVGKKFDIQFEFQEALVGGAAIDATGEPLPAATLDICRNSDAVLLAAIGGYKWDSLPSHLRPEAGLLRLRAGLELFANLRPAKILPQLIDASTLKREVVEGVDIMVVRELTGGIYFGKPKGIFETETGEKRGVNTMAYTESEIERIGRVAFETARKRQGKLCSIDKANVLEVSQLWRDRMTKLATEYPDVELTHMYVDNAAMQLLRTPKQFDTIVTGNLFGDILSDAAAMLTGSIGMLPSASLGASGPGVFEPVHGSAPDIAGLDKANPLAQVLSAAMMLRYGLNQGAAADFLEKGVLQVLQSGARTGDIMSPGMQLLGCRAMGETLIKILEE; from the coding sequence ATGGCACAGCAATACCGCATTACCCTACTTCCTGGCGATGGCATTGGACCCGAAATTATGGCTGTGGCGGTAGATGTGCTGAAGGTCGTAGGGAAAAAATTTGATATTCAGTTTGAATTCCAAGAAGCGCTGGTAGGAGGTGCGGCAATTGACGCAACTGGCGAACCTCTACCAGCAGCAACTTTAGATATATGTCGCAACAGCGATGCTGTATTATTAGCAGCGATTGGCGGTTACAAATGGGATTCCCTACCATCACATTTACGTCCAGAAGCTGGTTTACTCAGACTGCGTGCGGGTTTGGAATTATTTGCCAATTTGCGCCCAGCAAAAATATTGCCTCAACTAATAGACGCTTCTACCTTGAAACGAGAGGTTGTAGAAGGCGTTGATATTATGGTGGTGCGCGAACTCACTGGTGGAATTTACTTTGGCAAACCCAAGGGAATTTTTGAAACGGAAACTGGGGAAAAGCGCGGTGTGAATACAATGGCGTACACGGAATCGGAAATTGAGCGCATTGGCAGGGTAGCGTTTGAAACAGCACGGAAACGTCAAGGCAAGCTGTGTTCGATCGATAAAGCCAATGTTTTGGAAGTATCGCAGTTGTGGCGCGATCGCATGACGAAATTGGCAACAGAATATCCGGATGTAGAACTAACTCACATGTATGTGGATAATGCTGCCATGCAGCTGTTACGCACTCCCAAACAGTTCGATACGATCGTCACGGGTAATTTGTTTGGTGATATTCTTTCTGATGCTGCTGCTATGCTCACTGGCAGTATTGGGATGTTGCCTTCTGCCAGTTTGGGTGCTTCTGGCCCAGGAGTGTTTGAACCCGTGCACGGTTCCGCCCCTGATATTGCGGGACTTGATAAAGCCAATCCCCTCGCCCAGGTTTTGAGTGCGGCAATGATGCTCCGTTACGGATTAAACCAAGGCGCGGCAGCGGACTTTCTCGAAAAAGGAGTGTTGCAAGTTTTACAAAGCGGCGCTCGAACTGGGGATATAATGTCTCCGGGTATGCAACTTCTAGGTTGCCGTGCTATGGGCGAGACTCTGATTAAGATCCTTGAAGAATAA
- the hflX gene encoding GTPase HflX — protein sequence METIFGNLQGLKSSQLKQLQRLYHQRIPGDRITTPEFAQRLAAISTEINQPVCAYLNRRGQVIRVGVGTPRQTQIPPLELPRYGAERLSGIRCLATSLKPEPPNEGALTAMALQRLDALVVLNITGSGFQKRGGGATGYVKEAYLAHLTSQESRALITSPSSFKAQGSNFQSPSWSVSPPISLDVLTKQDLIELVEGLEEEFRREFVAQEVDTDHDRVVIVGIMTDDLSSQQFQDTVAELARLVDTAGGEVLQTLWQKRSRIHPQTVVGEGKVQEIALTAQTLGANLIVFDRDLSPSQVRNLETQIGIRVVDRTEVILDIFAQRAQSRAGKLQVELAQLEYMLPRLTGRGQAMSRLGGGIGTRGPGETKLETERRAIQRRIARLQQEVNQLQAHRERLRQRRQHREIPSIALVGYTNAGKSTLLNALTNAEVYTADQLFATLDPTTRRLVVPHAVTGESQEILLTDTVGFIHELPASLMDAFRATLEEVTEADALLHLVDLSHPAWLTHIRSVREILAQMPVTPGPALVAFNKIDQVDSETLTQAQEEFPLAVFISASKRLGLETLRQRLGQLVHYVNSSQ from the coding sequence ATCGAGACTATTTTCGGTAATCTTCAGGGTCTAAAGTCCAGCCAGCTAAAGCAACTACAGCGGCTGTATCACCAGCGCATTCCGGGCGATCGCATCACTACGCCCGAGTTTGCCCAGCGTTTGGCAGCTATTAGCACTGAAATCAATCAGCCTGTATGTGCCTACCTCAACCGTCGCGGACAAGTAATCCGCGTAGGCGTAGGCACTCCGCGTCAAACGCAAATTCCACCGTTGGAATTACCCCGTTACGGTGCAGAACGACTTAGCGGTATCCGTTGTCTTGCCACCAGCTTGAAGCCAGAACCCCCCAATGAAGGGGCTTTGACGGCTATGGCACTACAACGTCTTGATGCTCTAGTGGTGCTTAATATTACTGGGTCAGGCTTTCAAAAGCGGGGTGGTGGAGCTACAGGGTACGTCAAAGAAGCTTATTTGGCGCACCTCACATCGCAAGAGTCCCGCGCCCTAATTACTAGTCCTTCTTCGTTCAAAGCACAGGGAAGTAATTTCCAATCTCCAAGTTGGAGTGTGTCACCACCCATAAGCTTGGATGTGTTGACAAAGCAAGACTTGATTGAACTGGTCGAAGGACTGGAAGAGGAGTTCCGGCGGGAATTTGTCGCCCAAGAAGTAGATACTGACCACGATCGCGTGGTAATTGTTGGGATAATGACCGACGATCTGTCATCTCAACAATTCCAAGACACTGTAGCAGAATTGGCACGGTTAGTAGATACAGCTGGCGGCGAGGTATTGCAGACACTTTGGCAAAAGCGATCGCGCATTCATCCCCAAACAGTAGTTGGGGAAGGTAAGGTGCAAGAAATCGCTCTCACAGCCCAAACCCTAGGAGCAAATCTCATCGTCTTTGACCGTGACCTTTCACCATCTCAAGTCCGCAACTTAGAGACTCAAATTGGTATCCGGGTTGTCGATCGTACCGAAGTAATTTTGGATATCTTTGCTCAACGCGCTCAGTCTCGTGCTGGTAAGTTACAAGTAGAACTGGCACAGTTAGAGTATATGCTGCCGCGACTAACTGGTAGAGGACAGGCAATGTCTCGACTTGGTGGCGGTATCGGTACTCGTGGTCCTGGTGAAACCAAATTGGAAACGGAACGACGTGCCATTCAGCGCCGTATTGCTAGATTGCAACAAGAAGTAAATCAGCTACAGGCGCATCGAGAACGCTTGCGACAGCGGCGACAACATCGGGAAATCCCCTCCATAGCTTTAGTTGGTTATACCAATGCAGGCAAGTCTACCTTATTAAATGCCCTAACTAATGCTGAGGTTTACACAGCCGACCAACTATTTGCTACCCTCGACCCCACTACGCGCCGCTTGGTTGTTCCCCATGCCGTAACTGGTGAATCTCAAGAGATTCTACTTACAGATACGGTAGGGTTTATCCACGAACTACCAGCATCTTTAATGGACGCCTTCCGCGCCACTTTAGAAGAAGTCACAGAAGCTGATGCTTTACTGCATTTAGTAGATTTATCTCACCCAGCTTGGTTAACTCACATTCGTTCAGTGAGAGAAATTTTGGCACAAATGCCAGTGACTCCCGGCCCGGCGCTGGTTGCTTTTAACAAAATTGACCAAGTGGATAGTGAAACTTTGACTCAAGCGCAGGAGGAGTTTCCCCTAGCGGTGTTTATTTCTGCAAGCAAGCGCTTGGGATTAGAAACTCTACGCCAGCGTCTTGGTCAGTTGGTTCATTACGTCAATTCTTCTCAGTAA
- a CDS encoding PEP-CTERM sorting domain-containing protein has translation MSKRFSKLAFGVSTASLVGLCVTSFAPAALAKAPGSGKPDTKQPDTTQTTSNTGSTTSSSSSSTGGSTQLSCNLTDVLIGNTTATACKGPFDGNDTGAGNPLLTELNKGLFDIGSNVTWSLAGKSDSDENNIFGFEAQNGLSTGTWSLDKALSSNTSNGLSTFVVSLKTSTKYSAYLFKDIDFSQTSLQGIFNTIGVALNGSSTQGKALSHASLFVATYAKPSTIQKAKVPEPSASIGLGLVVGGMVIARRRKSNSAVQK, from the coding sequence ATGTCTAAGCGTTTTTCAAAATTAGCTTTTGGAGTATCCACCGCATCTTTAGTGGGACTCTGTGTTACTAGTTTTGCTCCCGCAGCTTTAGCAAAAGCCCCAGGTAGTGGCAAACCTGATACCAAGCAACCTGACACCACTCAAACAACTAGCAATACCGGCAGCACTACTTCTAGCAGTAGCAGTTCCACTGGTGGTTCAACGCAGTTAAGCTGTAATCTTACTGATGTCTTAATTGGAAATACTACTGCTACAGCTTGTAAGGGCCCCTTTGATGGTAATGACACAGGAGCAGGAAATCCTTTACTTACTGAGTTGAATAAAGGTCTGTTTGATATTGGTTCTAACGTTACTTGGTCATTAGCTGGAAAATCGGACTCGGACGAGAACAATATTTTTGGTTTTGAAGCACAAAATGGCTTAAGCACTGGTACATGGAGTTTAGATAAGGCGCTGAGCAGTAATACTAGTAATGGTCTTAGTACCTTTGTGGTTAGCCTCAAGACTAGTACCAAATATAGTGCCTACCTCTTCAAAGACATTGATTTTTCTCAAACGAGTTTACAAGGAATTTTCAATACCATCGGTGTTGCTTTAAATGGAAGTAGTACACAAGGTAAAGCGTTATCTCACGCCTCATTATTCGTAGCCACTTACGCAAAGCCCAGCACTATCCAAAAAGCTAAAGTTCCAGAACCGAGTGCTTCCATAGGTCTTGGTCTAGTTGTAGGTGGAATGGTCATTGCCCGCCGTCGCAAGTCTAACTCTGCTGTGCAGAAGTAA
- the grxC gene encoding glutaredoxin 3 gives MAAKVEIYTWMTCPFCIRAKNLLKKKGVEFVEYSIDGDEAARDKMSQRANGRRSLPQIFINDVHVGGCDDVHALEAQGKLDNLLASSNSV, from the coding sequence ATGGCTGCGAAAGTAGAAATTTACACTTGGATGACTTGCCCTTTTTGCATCCGTGCCAAAAACTTATTGAAGAAAAAGGGGGTTGAATTCGTTGAATACAGTATCGATGGAGATGAAGCAGCACGGGATAAAATGTCTCAAAGAGCAAATGGACGGCGCTCTTTACCGCAAATTTTCATCAACGATGTTCATGTTGGTGGTTGTGATGATGTACACGCTTTAGAGGCCCAAGGCAAGCTGGATAATTTACTAGCTTCTAGTAATAGCGTGTAG
- the gshB gene encoding glutathione synthase, with the protein MKLAFIIDPIQTLDPCHDTSVALMEAAHIMGHEVWVTQASLLSVVEGKAWAILERVQLVPIELVDGRWVAANPWYKSSECNFICLETMDAVFMRTDPPVTVSYLYATYILDYIDQNKTLVINSPSGIRAANEKMYALQFTKVIPETIVSADKQVIKQFVEAKETAVLKPLGNKAGEGILILQPSDRNLNSMIELSTLQGRVPVMVQSFIPDAKEGDKRIILLNGEPIGSVNRLSAKGEFRNNMAAGGTVAKTEITPKEYEICSQIAATLRRDGLIFVGIDVIGGYLTEVNVTSPTGIREIDRLDGTRLGHQVIQWVEQAKNYKLSTINL; encoded by the coding sequence GTGAAACTGGCTTTTATTATCGATCCCATCCAAACCCTCGACCCATGTCATGATACTAGCGTTGCTCTGATGGAAGCAGCGCACATCATGGGACATGAAGTTTGGGTGACTCAAGCAAGTTTGTTAAGTGTAGTAGAAGGCAAAGCTTGGGCAATCTTAGAACGGGTGCAACTCGTACCGATAGAACTAGTGGATGGACGCTGGGTAGCGGCAAATCCTTGGTACAAGTCGAGTGAATGCAATTTCATTTGTTTGGAAACAATGGACGCCGTATTTATGCGGACAGATCCACCAGTGACAGTTTCCTACCTCTATGCCACGTACATTCTCGACTACATTGACCAAAACAAAACCCTGGTGATTAACAGCCCTAGTGGTATCCGAGCGGCAAACGAAAAAATGTATGCGCTTCAGTTTACCAAGGTAATTCCAGAAACCATTGTCTCCGCTGACAAACAGGTGATCAAACAATTTGTAGAAGCAAAAGAGACAGCGGTTCTCAAACCACTGGGTAATAAAGCTGGCGAAGGGATTTTAATTTTACAACCGAGCGATCGCAACCTTAACTCTATGATCGAACTCAGTACCCTCCAAGGTCGGGTACCTGTTATGGTACAAAGCTTTATACCAGATGCTAAAGAGGGAGACAAACGGATTATTCTACTTAATGGCGAACCGATAGGATCTGTCAATCGCCTGTCTGCAAAGGGCGAATTTCGCAATAACATGGCAGCGGGCGGTACAGTTGCTAAAACCGAGATAACCCCTAAAGAGTATGAAATATGCTCTCAAATAGCTGCAACGCTACGTAGAGATGGCTTAATCTTTGTTGGTATCGACGTTATCGGGGGCTACTTGACCGAGGTTAATGTCACTAGCCCCACTGGAATACGCGAAATAGATCGGCTTGACGGTACTCGCCTTGGTCATCAAGTGATTCAATGGGTCGAGCAGGCAAAAAATTATAAATTATCGACTATAAACTTATGA
- the ftsZ gene encoding cell division protein FtsZ: protein MTLDNNQGLTYRNSQSPGQSAFSLAVNSTNPFNNSGLSFGQNNDSKKIEREDTRIGDIVPGRVANIKVIGVGGGGSNAVNRMIASDVSGVEFWSINTDAQALTLAAAPSRLQIGQKLTRGLGAGGNPAIGQKAAEESRDEIATALEGADLVFITAGMGGGTGTGAAPIVAEVAKEMGALTVGVVTRPFVFEGRRRISQAEQGIEGLKSRVDTLIIIPNNKLLEVIPEQTPMQEAFRYADDVLRQGVQGISDIITIPGLINVDFADVRAVMADAGSALMGIGIGSGKSRAREAAIAAISSPLLECSIEGARGVVFNITGGSDLTLHEVNAAAETIYEVVDPNANIIFGAVIDDRLQGEVRLTVIATGFTGEMPAAQQPGVTQGRPLSSSPQRRPMPQPPAANPPTQNPEPKEKGPILDIPDFLRNRRTPPRN, encoded by the coding sequence ATGACACTTGATAATAACCAAGGGCTTACCTATAGAAACTCCCAGTCTCCAGGACAATCTGCTTTTTCACTAGCTGTTAACTCCACCAACCCATTTAATAATTCAGGGCTGAGCTTCGGGCAGAACAATGACAGCAAGAAAATCGAGCGCGAAGACACCCGAATAGGCGACATTGTTCCCGGTCGAGTTGCCAACATTAAGGTGATTGGTGTGGGGGGTGGCGGCAGTAATGCTGTTAACCGCATGATTGCATCAGATGTAAGTGGGGTGGAGTTTTGGTCAATTAACACCGATGCCCAAGCCCTCACTCTAGCTGCTGCTCCCTCCCGCCTACAAATAGGGCAGAAGCTGACACGAGGGTTAGGAGCTGGTGGCAATCCTGCCATTGGTCAAAAAGCTGCTGAGGAATCACGGGACGAGATTGCTACGGCTTTAGAGGGTGCCGACTTAGTGTTTATCACTGCTGGTATGGGGGGTGGAACTGGTACGGGTGCAGCCCCGATTGTGGCGGAAGTAGCCAAAGAAATGGGTGCTCTCACTGTTGGTGTAGTTACGCGTCCATTTGTCTTTGAAGGACGCCGTCGCATTAGTCAAGCAGAGCAGGGCATCGAAGGGCTGAAAAGTAGGGTGGATACGTTGATTATTATCCCTAACAACAAGCTGCTGGAAGTGATCCCAGAGCAAACGCCGATGCAAGAAGCTTTTCGCTATGCAGATGATGTGCTGCGGCAAGGGGTACAAGGCATTTCTGATATCATCACTATTCCTGGCTTGATCAACGTTGACTTTGCTGATGTGCGAGCAGTAATGGCAGATGCAGGATCGGCACTAATGGGGATCGGTATTGGTTCTGGAAAATCCAGAGCCAGAGAAGCGGCGATCGCTGCGATTTCTTCGCCTTTACTCGAATGTTCTATTGAAGGAGCTAGAGGAGTTGTCTTTAATATCACTGGTGGTAGCGATCTCACTTTGCACGAAGTGAATGCCGCAGCAGAAACAATCTATGAAGTGGTTGACCCCAACGCCAATATTATTTTTGGGGCAGTAATTGATGACAGACTCCAGGGAGAAGTGAGGCTTACTGTCATTGCTACTGGATTTACTGGTGAAATGCCAGCCGCGCAACAGCCAGGCGTCACCCAAGGCCGGCCACTATCATCCTCACCACAAAGACGACCAATGCCCCAGCCTCCCGCAGCTAATCCCCCTACACAAAATCCGGAACCGAAAGAAAAAGGACCGATCTTGGATATTCCTGATTTTCTGCGAAATCGGCGGACGCCACCACGCAATTAA
- a CDS encoding cell division protein FtsQ/DivIB: protein MAGIVSISRTILAGRRNKLRKKRQVKFIQAIWQTLAVTGLAGGLLWISIQPIWVLKNSKDVVISGNQLLSDEEVQSLLTLSYPQSLWRVEPSRIARSLQQQPTIAQASVSRRLFPPGLLVQVQERVPVAIAQTRRGKRNIDNDNKTINVGLLDANGVWMPLEKFTSLNSRVELPKLKVIGSPELYRPYWSPLYQAISKSPVKVMEIDWQDPTNLILKTELGPVHLGTPSSQLPEHIQVLAQIRHLPSQLNPNQIEYIDLRNPEHPLVQMNQKSREINSKTP from the coding sequence ATGGCTGGCATAGTATCAATTTCCCGCACAATTCTAGCAGGACGCCGTAATAAATTACGGAAAAAACGGCAGGTAAAATTTATTCAGGCTATTTGGCAAACCCTAGCTGTTACTGGTTTAGCAGGTGGTCTGTTGTGGATAAGCATTCAACCAATTTGGGTTCTCAAAAATTCCAAAGATGTTGTGATTTCAGGCAATCAATTACTTTCGGATGAGGAAGTTCAGTCATTGCTGACCCTATCTTATCCTCAGTCTTTATGGCGGGTTGAACCGTCTCGTATCGCCCGTTCTTTGCAGCAACAACCTACCATTGCACAAGCTAGTGTTAGTCGTCGTTTGTTTCCTCCCGGATTATTAGTCCAAGTTCAAGAAAGAGTACCTGTAGCGATCGCTCAAACGCGCCGAGGGAAAAGAAACATTGACAACGACAACAAGACAATAAACGTAGGGCTACTAGATGCTAATGGCGTATGGATGCCTTTAGAAAAATTTACATCGCTAAATTCCAGAGTAGAGCTACCAAAGTTAAAAGTGATTGGCTCACCAGAACTATATCGTCCCTACTGGTCTCCACTCTATCAAGCCATAAGTAAAAGTCCTGTGAAAGTGATGGAAATTGATTGGCAAGACCCAACGAATTTAATTTTGAAAACAGAACTAGGCCCAGTACATCTGGGTACACCGAGTTCTCAGTTGCCCGAACATATCCAGGTACTTGCCCAAATACGCCATTTACCTTCACAACTGAATCCCAATCAAATAGAGTACATCGATCTAAGAAATCCAGAACATCCCTTAGTACAAATGAATCAAAAAAGCAGAGAAATTAATTCCAAAACCCCCTGA
- a CDS encoding ATP-binding protein: MKTALNLQRFYQACNPSKTLVMGDASDRQYYIDFSDVRGCKIVEELQRTIVRISPNDPTCQLFTGHIGCGKSTELQRLKAELEQAGFHVVYFESSQDLDMADIDVSDILLSIARQISASLEAINIKEKSGYFANLFREIGDFLQTPIELSAEAELSLGIAKISAKTKDSPQLRSQLRQYLEPRTNSILQAINEELLDKAVQQLKQRGNKGLVAIVDNLDRVDMRPLASGRSLPEYLFIDRGEQLRRLKCHVVYTIPLALIFSNEYETLKNRLGGGIAPKVLPMVLVRQRDGSDYEPGMSLLRQLVLTRAFPEVPWNIRPTLIPELFDTPQTLDRLCRISGGHIRNLLGLLYSCLQRQDPPFSRDCLEAVIKDYRDDLLLAIDEHVWELLLEVVNQQSIKGESDYQILLRSMFVFEYRDPTGRWFGISPALAETEKILAWQQNKLVHNS; this comes from the coding sequence ATGAAAACAGCACTAAATTTGCAACGCTTTTATCAAGCCTGTAACCCCAGCAAAACGCTGGTGATGGGTGATGCATCGGATCGACAATACTACATAGACTTTTCTGATGTGCGTGGCTGCAAAATCGTGGAGGAATTGCAGCGCACCATCGTCCGTATTTCTCCTAATGACCCAACCTGCCAGCTATTTACAGGTCATATAGGCTGCGGTAAGTCTACAGAATTGCAGCGCCTCAAGGCAGAACTGGAGCAGGCAGGATTCCATGTGGTTTATTTTGAATCTAGCCAAGATTTGGATATGGCAGATATTGACGTCAGCGATATTTTGCTGAGTATAGCTCGTCAAATTAGTGCTAGTTTAGAAGCCATAAATATTAAAGAGAAATCAGGTTACTTTGCCAATCTGTTTAGGGAAATTGGGGATTTTTTACAAACCCCGATAGAGTTATCAGCAGAAGCAGAGTTGTCTTTGGGTATTGCTAAAATCAGTGCCAAAACCAAAGATAGTCCTCAATTGCGGAGCCAGCTGCGACAATACTTGGAACCACGTACCAATAGTATTTTGCAAGCAATCAACGAAGAGTTGTTAGACAAAGCAGTTCAACAATTAAAGCAGCGTGGTAATAAAGGATTGGTTGCGATCGTTGATAATTTGGATCGAGTAGATATGCGTCCCTTGGCATCTGGGCGATCGCTACCAGAGTATCTTTTTATTGATAGAGGCGAGCAATTACGCCGACTCAAATGCCATGTAGTTTACACAATTCCCTTGGCATTAATTTTTTCCAATGAGTACGAGACACTCAAAAATCGCCTTGGAGGTGGCATTGCTCCCAAGGTGTTGCCAATGGTACTCGTGCGCCAACGAGATGGTAGTGACTACGAACCAGGAATGTCTCTGTTGCGTCAATTAGTTCTAACAAGAGCTTTTCCCGAGGTTCCTTGGAATATCAGACCGACATTGATCCCAGAGTTATTCGATACTCCACAAACTTTGGATCGCTTATGTCGCATTAGTGGCGGTCACATTCGTAATTTATTGGGACTGCTGTATAGTTGCCTGCAACGGCAAGATCCGCCTTTTTCTCGGGATTGTTTAGAAGCAGTAATCAAAGACTACCGCGATGACTTGCTACTAGCAATTGATGAACATGTCTGGGAATTGCTATTGGAAGTAGTTAACCAACAGAGTATCAAAGGCGAGTCTGATTACCAGATATTGCTACGCAGTATGTTTGTCTTTGAATACCGCGATCCCACAGGGCGTTGGTTTGGCATCAGTCCGGCGTTGGCAGAAACAGAAAAAATCCTTGCTTGGCAGCAAAACAAGTTAGTTCATAATTCATAA